From the genome of Vitis riparia cultivar Riparia Gloire de Montpellier isolate 1030 chromosome 2, EGFV_Vit.rip_1.0, whole genome shotgun sequence, one region includes:
- the LOC117931641 gene encoding protein phosphatase 2C 51-like: MDSVETIKPRVDPQLGADAYVKKRRTGIKEEASFRSSKGVEEESKMDDGAVKLNSELSTSGSSAPESSASQSGGASDGEVVSESEEQGGKEGEKCVSTCVPHGSMSVIGRRRAMEDALTVAPGEFDSYDFYAVYDGHGGAKVAYACRDRLHRLLAKEIEDAINGEGRIDWENVMVASFSKMDEEINGEASQVEDRSTSSLLRSMGSTAVVVVVGPEKLVVANCGDSRAVLCRRGVAVPLSRDHKPDRPDERERVEAAGGKVINWNGFRILGVLSTSRSIGDYFLKPYVTPKPEVTVWEREEFDDFIVIASDGLWDVITNELACKIVRKCFDGQIRRRVSEGMSRSCAAKAAAMLTELAMAQGSKDNISVVVVELKKHLCQWGLKLKNPNSPSH, translated from the exons ATGGACTCGGTAGAGACGATTAAGCCTAGGGTGGATCCTCAGCTGGGGGCAGATGCATATGTGAAGAAGAGACGTACAGGAATCAAAGAAGAGGCCTCTTTCAGGTCTTCAAAGGGTGTCGAAGAAGAGTCCAAAATGGATGACGGTGCCGTGAAACTGAATTCGGAGCTTTCGACGTCGGGTTCTTCCGCGCCGGAGTCATCCGCGTCGCAGAGCGGTGGGGCATCGGATGGAGAAGTGGTCTCTGAGAGTGAGGAGCAGGGAGGAAAGGAAGGAGAGAAGTGTGTCTCGACGTGTGTCCCACATGGATCAATGTCGGTGATTGGGCGGAGGAGGGCCATGGAAGACGCCCTGACGGTGGCACCGGGAGAGTTCGACTCGTACGATTTCTACGCTGTGTACGACGGTCACGGCGGGGCTAAGGTGGCGTACGCGTGTCGTGATCGTCTGCACAGGTTACTCGCGAAAGAGATCGAGGATGCGATAAATGGCGAAGGACGAATAGATTGGGAGAACGTGATGGTGGCGAGCTTTTCAAAGATGGATGAAGAGATTAATGGCGAAGCCAGTCAGGTGGAAGACAGGTCCACTTCTTCCTTGCTCAGGTCGATGGGGTCGAcggcggtggtggtggtggttggCCCCGAGAAGCTTGTGGTGGCTAATTGCGGCGATTCTAGAGCCGTTCTCTGCCGCCGCGGCGTTGCCGTCCCACTGTCTCGTGATCATAAG CCTGACAGGCCTGATGAAAGGGAGAGAGTGGAAGCAGCAGGAGGGAAAGTGATAAATTGGAATGGTTTTCGTATTCTAGGAGTGCTTTCTACCTCACGATCAATAG GGGATTACTTTCTGAAGCCATATGTGACCCCCAAACCAGAGGTCACAGTTTGGGAGCGAGAAGAGTTTGATGACTTCATTGTAATAGCAAGCGATGGTTTATGGGATGTTATTACAAATGAGCTTGCCTGCAAGATTGTGAGGAAATGCTTTGACGGCCAAATTAGGAGGAGAGTCTCGGAGGGAATGAGTAGAAGTTGTGCAGCAAAGGCTGCAGCAATGCTAACTGAACTGGCAATGGCTCAAGGAAGCAAAGACAATATCAGCGTAGTGGTGGTGGAGCTTAAGAAACATTTGTGCCAATGGGGCCTCAAGCTGAAGAATCCAAACAGCCCAAGCCATTGA
- the LOC117931634 gene encoding endoglucanase 6: MEKLVRLITMAPLFLQMLLVSFPFAFAGHDYGQALTKGILFFEAQRSGYLPSNQRVKWRADSGLHDGKASGVDLVGGYYDAGDNVKFGLPMAFTVTMMSWSIVEYGKQMAANGELGHAMEAVKWGTDYLIKAHPHPDVLYGEVGDGNTDHFCWQRPEDMTTDRRAYKIDPSNPGSDLAGETAAAMAAASIVFRRSNPSYANELLTHARQLFEFGDKYRGKYDSSITVAQKYYRSYSGYADELLWAAAWLYQATNNQYYLSYLGNNGQSLGGTGWSMTEFGWDAKYAGVQVLVAKMLMQGKGGRYTSVFQQYQQKAEFFMCSCLGKGTRNIQKTPGGLLYRQRWNNMQFVTSASFLVTVYSDYLASAGKNLNCAAGSVSPSGLISFAKSQVDYILGDNPRATSYMVGYGNNYPRQVHHRGSSIVSIKVNPSFVSCRGGYATWFSRKGSDPNLLTGAIVGGPDAYDNFADERDNYEQTEPATYNNAPLIGLLARLSGGHGGYNQLLPVVLPAPKEVVTQPKSAPTPKVTPAPASTSAEIAIEQKLTTSWKAKGNTYNRYSTIVTNKSAKTLKDLKLTISKLYGPLWGLTKSGDSYGFPSWLKALAAGEKLEFVYIHSADPAEVSVSSYTLA, encoded by the exons ATGGAGAAGCTTGTGAGGCTTATTACCATGGCTCCTCTGTTTCTGCAAATGCTGCTTGTTTCTTTCCCTTTTGCTTTTGCTGGCCATGACTATGGCCAAGCTTTGACCAAGGGCATTCTCTTCTTTGAAGCTCAGAGATCTGGGTACCTTCCCAGTAACCAGAGAGTGAAGTGGAGAGCTGATTCTGGTTTACATGATGGAAAGGCTAGTGGG GTGGATCTGGTGGGAGGATATTATGATGCAGGTGACAATGTGAAGTTTGGCCTACCCATGGCATTCACCGTTACAATGATGTCATGGAGCATAGTGGAGTATGGGAAGCAAATGGCTGCAAATGGAGAGCTGGGTCATGCCATGGAGGCTGTGAAGTGGGGCACTGACTACCTCATCAAAGCTCACCCCCACCCCGATGTCCTCTACGGAGAG gTGGGAGATGGAAACACTGATCACTTCTGTTGGCAAAGGCCAGAGGACATGACCACAGATCGGCGGGCATATAAGATCGATCCCAGCAACCCCGGGTCCGACCTTGCCGGAGAGACCGCCGCCGCCATGGCCGCCGCCTCTATTGTCTTCCGCCGCTCCAACCCTTCCTACGCCAATGAGCTTCTGACCCATGCTCGACAG CTGTTCGAGTTTGGAGACAAATACAGGGGCAAATATGACAGCAGCATCACAGTGGCCCAGAAGTACTACCGCTCTTACAGTGGATACGCT GATGAGTTGCTCTGGGCAGCTGCTTGGTTATATCAAGCAACTAACAATCAGTACTACTTGAGCTACCTTGGAAACAATGGCCAGTCGCTCGGAGGAACCGGCTGGTCTATGACAGAGTTCGGGTGGGACGCCAAGTATGCTGGGGTTCAGGTTCTTGTGGCTAAG ATGTTAATGCAAGGGAAGGGTGGTCGCTATACCTCGGTTTTCCAGCAATATCAGCAGAAGGCTGAGTTTTTCATGTGTTCATGCCTGGGGAAGGGCACTAGGAACATTCAGAAGACTCCAGGAGGCCTTCTTTACAGGCAGAGATGGAACAATATGCAATTCGTGACAAGCGCCTCTTTCCTTGTTACAGTGTACTCTGACTACCTTGCTTCGGCTGGTAAAAACTTGAACTGTGCTGCTGGCAGTGTCTCACCATCTGGGCTtatttcatttgcaaaatctcaG GTGGATTATATTCTTGGAGACAACCCAAGAGCCACAAGTTACATGGTGGGGTATGGAAACAACTATCCTCGACAAGTCCACCACCGAGGATCCTCGATTGTGTCCATTAAGGTTAACCCTTCATTTGTCAGCTGCCGAGGAGGCTATGCCACTTGGTTTTCCAGGAAGGGTAGCGATCCTAATCTCCTGACCGGTGCTATAGTTGGTGGCCCTGATGCCTATGACAACTTTGCCGATGAAAGAGACAATTATGAGCAAACAGAGCCTGCTACCTACAACAATGCTCCTCTTATTGGCTTATTGGCTCGACTAAGCGGTGGTCATGGTGGATACAACCAGCTACTTCCAG TGGTTCTTCCAGCTCCCAAGGAGGTTGTTACCCAACCAAAATCAGCTCCTACACCCAAAGTTACTCCAGCTCCAG CTTCAACTTCTGCCGAAATTGCCATTGAACAGAAACTCACAACTTCATGGAAAGCCAAGGGGAACACTTACAATAGATACTCCACAATTGTGACTAACAAGTCTGCTAAGACTCTGAAGGATCTCAAGCTTACAATATCTAAGCTTTATGGTCCACTCTGGGGCCTCACAAAGTCTGGTGATTCATATGGTTTTCCATCATGGCTCAAAGCCTTAGCTGCTGGGGAGAAGCTTGAGTTTGTTTACATCCATTCTGCGGATCCAGCAGAGGTCTCTGTTTCCAGCTACACTTTGGCATGA